One stretch of Methyloversatilis sp. RAC08 DNA includes these proteins:
- a CDS encoding DsrE family protein has protein sequence MSLRSALTAFFALIVCAAAQAADRPSLFLNLTTDNSQRSETGLIFAKNQLERGHALTVLLNDQAVRMGSSTNLRNFVNQQKLLRELMGKGAVVLVCRVCMRHYGVTEASLMQGMQLDDPERVGEALFRDNTRTLTW, from the coding sequence ATGTCACTCAGGTCCGCCCTGACCGCCTTTTTCGCACTCATCGTCTGCGCCGCGGCGCAGGCGGCGGATCGCCCGTCGCTGTTCCTGAACCTGACCACCGACAATTCGCAGCGCTCGGAAACCGGGCTCATCTTCGCGAAGAACCAGCTGGAGCGCGGCCACGCACTGACCGTGCTGCTGAACGATCAGGCCGTGCGCATGGGCAGCAGCACCAACCTGCGCAATTTCGTCAATCAGCAGAAGCTGCTGCGCGAACTGATGGGCAAAGGCGCCGTGGTACTGGTGTGCCGCGTGTGCATGCGCCACTACGGCGTGACCGAAGCCAGTCTGATGCAGGGCATGCAGCTCGACGACCCCGAGCGGGTCGGCGAAGCGCTGTTCCGCGACAACACGCGCACGCTGACCTGGTAG
- the bchJ gene encoding bacteriochlorophyll 4-vinyl reductase — protein MSATHASTRIGPNAITRVAEALQQRNGEAFTALIFGRAGLLRYLGQPPQSMVDEAEVMRLHRVLRDSVGPADARAVARDAGRRTADYLLARRIPRPVQALLHRLPAALAARVLLAAIRRHAWTFAGSGHFSARAGRPVVLTLQDNPLCRGVVLDGPACDYYAATFEHLFRVLVHPRARVRETACEAMGAAACVFEIDW, from the coding sequence ATGAGTGCGACACATGCATCGACCCGTATCGGTCCGAACGCCATCACCCGCGTGGCCGAAGCCCTGCAGCAGCGCAACGGCGAGGCATTCACGGCGCTGATCTTCGGCCGGGCCGGCCTGCTGCGCTATCTGGGGCAGCCGCCGCAATCGATGGTGGACGAAGCCGAAGTGATGCGCCTGCACCGCGTGCTGCGCGACAGTGTCGGCCCGGCCGACGCGCGTGCGGTGGCGCGCGATGCCGGTCGGCGCACCGCCGACTACCTGCTGGCCCGGCGCATTCCGCGCCCGGTGCAGGCGCTGCTGCACCGGCTGCCGGCGGCGCTCGCTGCGCGCGTGTTGCTGGCGGCGATCCGGCGCCACGCCTGGACCTTCGCCGGCAGCGGCCACTTCAGCGCGCGCGCCGGCCGGCCGGTTGTGCTGACGCTGCAGGACAACCCGCTTTGCCGCGGCGTGGTGCTTGACGGGCCCGCCTGCGACTACTACGCCGCCACCTTCGAGCACCTTTTCCGGGTGCTGGTGCATCCGCGCGCGCGGGTGCGCGAAACCGCCTGCGAAGCGATGGGCGCCGCCGCCTGCGTGTTCGAGATCGACTGGTAG
- a CDS encoding DUF1499 domain-containing protein, whose amino-acid sequence MLQGKHAKHALHIYTATSLTTLPDDLPVPLDDGAAAHLEGMRLPALTLPRTDGGTTDLAALRGLHVIYVYPMTGRPDSPLPDGWDAIPGARGCTPQSCAFRDHHAELAALGAGVFGLSSQSGHYQQEAAARLLLPFPLLSDDGLQLKAALRLPTFTAAGLELYRRLTLITDDARILKVFYPVFPPDRNAADVLAWLKEHTMKTRDTALALAACAATALAADAAPRMLTPCPDSPNCVSTQSDSAAKMAPIPFSGDAAAAQARLKQVILAQPRATITREEPGFIAAEFRSRIFRFVDAAEFAIDAGASVIHYRSGARTGYSDFGVNRSRMEALAKDFADAK is encoded by the coding sequence GTGCTGCAGGGCAAGCACGCGAAGCATGCACTGCATATATATACGGCGACATCGCTGACCACCCTGCCCGACGACCTGCCGGTGCCGCTCGACGACGGTGCGGCCGCCCATCTCGAAGGGATGCGTCTGCCCGCGCTGACGCTGCCGCGCACCGACGGCGGCACGACCGATCTCGCGGCGCTGCGCGGCCTGCACGTGATCTATGTGTATCCGATGACCGGCCGGCCGGATTCGCCGCTGCCCGACGGCTGGGACGCGATACCCGGCGCACGCGGCTGCACGCCGCAGTCGTGCGCCTTCCGCGACCACCATGCCGAGCTGGCTGCGCTGGGCGCCGGCGTGTTCGGGCTGAGCAGCCAGAGCGGCCACTACCAGCAGGAAGCTGCGGCGCGCCTGCTGCTGCCCTTTCCGCTGCTGAGCGACGACGGCCTGCAGCTGAAGGCAGCGCTGCGCCTGCCCACCTTCACCGCGGCCGGTCTGGAGCTGTACCGGCGGCTCACGCTGATCACCGACGACGCACGCATCCTCAAGGTGTTCTACCCGGTGTTTCCGCCCGATCGCAATGCCGCCGACGTACTGGCGTGGCTCAAGGAGCACACCATGAAAACCCGCGACACCGCGCTGGCCCTCGCTGCCTGCGCCGCCACCGCCCTCGCCGCCGATGCCGCCCCGCGCATGCTGACCCCCTGCCCCGACTCGCCGAACTGCGTGTCGACCCAGTCGGACAGCGCGGCGAAGATGGCGCCGATTCCCTTCAGCGGCGACGCCGCCGCCGCGCAGGCGCGCCTGAAGCAGGTCATCCTCGCCCAGCCTCGCGCCACCATCACCCGCGAAGAGCCCGGCTTCATCGCCGCCGAATTCCGCTCGCGCATTTTCCGCTTCGTCGATGCCGCAGAGTTCGCCATCGACGCCGGTGCATCGGTCATTCACTACCGCTCCGGTGCGCGCACGGGGTACTCCGATTTCGGCGTGAACCGCTCGCGCATGGAAGCGTTGGCGAAGGACTTCGCCGACGCGAAGTAG